AGATAGCGGTACAGATCGCGTTCGCCTTCGCCGATCACGCTGATCCGGTCCGGAACCGGCAGCCCGGCCTCTTTCAGCGTCTTGAGGGTGACCAGGGCACCGCTCGACGATTTGTAGATCAGTGCGGTCAGGCCGAGCTTTTTGATCTGGTCGAGGTTGTTTTCCGTCAGCTGCACCGCCGCATCGAGCGAGCTCTCCCAGGAGCGGATTGTCGAACTGAAAATCCGCTCCGGCCCGAATTCGATTCCCTCGCGCTTCATTGCCGCAATCAGGGTTTTTCGGTACAGGTCGTTGTACTCGCTGCGCGGTTCGTTCCGGACGAAGCCGATCCGGCGGTGTCCCTTTCTCAGCAGGACTTCAACGGTTTTTTCGGCGCAGTTGACGGCGTCGGGGGAGAGGATGTAAACGTTGTCCGGCAGGTAGTTCGCATAAAAATACATGCTGTCGACGACCACGATCGTCATCGGCAGGCTGCCGAGAGCCTCAAGCCGTTCGGCATCCATCCGGTCGGCGCCGACCAGCAGGATCAGGCCGGAGCAGTCGGATTGCGCCTTGACGAATTCGATCAGCGATTCGGTCGAGGTGTCCGGATAGATTTTGCAGTCGACCATATTACAGCCCTGAAGCCGGGAATAGTGCGCGATCGTGTGCACCATCTTCCAGGTGCTTTCATCCGGATAATCATTGTAGGCGAAGAGAAGGTTGCGGACTCCGGCGGCTTTCCCCTGCAGCCGTGCCACGGTTCTATGCTTGCCGGCGGCGACGATGCCGGAGCCCTGCCGGCGGACGATCACGCCGTCGTTTTCAAGTTCGGAGAGCGCCCGGTTCACGGTGGCGAGCGAGACATTGAACTGGTTCATCAGCTCGCGGACCGTCGGCATCCGCATCGCGGACTCCGGTTTGACCGCCACAGCCTCCAGATAGGATTTGACTTTCAGATATTTCAGCGGGGGCATGGCAATTTCCTGTTTTTTGTACCACTGTTGCGATACTATTATTATGAATCAAAACAGGTGAATTGTCAAGAGCATGAAGAAAAAAAATCGGAAAATTCAAAGAAAGGCGTCATGCCTGCAAACATGGGAAGGCGACTTTTGCCGTCTTTCACGTTTGCAGGCGTGCAGCAGGAGATCCCGGGTCAGAACCGTTCCCGCGGTTCGAAACGGAAGAGCCGCATTGCCCAGTTCGCATCCGGATTTTCGACGATCCGGTTGTACTGTTCGAGACTGACCCGGCAGAGCCCGATGGTGTCGTCGAGCGTTTTTTCGAGTTCGTTGTACTCGGTCAATGGCTCCGGATCGGGTTCCTGCAGCTCCTTCACGACGGCGGCGGCTTCGGTGTCCATGCGGAGCTGTTCGGCGATCGGCGCGGAGAGCGGGAACTCCGGCAGGTCCGGCGCCAGCTGCCGCGCGAGTTCGGCACGCCGCTTCAGGATGATCCTGATGTGGGCGAGCTGGCGGTCCAGCTGGCTGCGGCGCATCGAAAGCGAGTTGTACAGGTAGATGAACAGGATGGCGACGGCGATCAACACGAATGCGATGATGCTCGTCGTACTCGAATAATCGGCGACATGGCCGAAAAACGCGGGTCCATTCATAACGACGCTTCTCCTCTGATACAAGTTTGTCTATAATGTACCGCGTTTTCCGGCACGGGTCAAGCGCTACTTCCGGTTGCGGCTCATATAGTCGGTCAGAAGCTTCATGCGCGGGGTTGATTCATACCGTGTTTTGTCGTCCGGGTCGGTGGAGTGCTCGGCGCTCCAGCCGTCCCATTCGCGGAACGCATGATAGGTCCAGTCCCAGCCGTACTCCTCGAAGAGATCGATATAGTCGGCCAGGTACTGTTCGGCGCCCGGCGCCCAGCGTGCGGCGCCGAACTCCCCGACATAGATCGGAACCTTGTACTGCTGCTGGAATTTCACGACCGGTTCGAGCGACCGGCGCAGCATCTCCTTGTTCCACACGCGGCCGTCATGTTTCACGCCGGGATAGGCGCCGACCATTTTTGCGCCGTGCACCCCCTGATGCGTGTATCCGTGCGGCAGGTAGCAGTGGACTGTGTAGATCGTGTTCGGCACATCGATCGGCCGGAGCGAACCGAAACCGACCGGATTGCCGCCGACGGCACAGGCCACGATGATCGGCGTATCGGGATCGATTTCGCGGATCGCCTTTCCGATGCGTTCCGCC
Above is a genomic segment from Victivallis lenta containing:
- a CDS encoding LacI family DNA-binding transcriptional regulator; this encodes MPPLKYLKVKSYLEAVAVKPESAMRMPTVRELMNQFNVSLATVNRALSELENDGVIVRRQGSGIVAAGKHRTVARLQGKAAGVRNLLFAYNDYPDESTWKMVHTIAHYSRLQGCNMVDCKIYPDTSTESLIEFVKAQSDCSGLILLVGADRMDAERLEALGSLPMTIVVVDSMYFYANYLPDNVYILSPDAVNCAEKTVEVLLRKGHRRIGFVRNEPRSEYNDLYRKTLIAAMKREGIEFGPERIFSSTIRSWESSLDAAVQLTENNLDQIKKLGLTALIYKSSSGALVTLKTLKEAGLPVPDRISVIGEGERDLYRYLTPGLTVVTMDYEKLGCTAVDIVLGKLKPKNHNLFFPQHLIERESVKDLTKNGMDAPQFSE